A portion of the uncultured Bacteroides sp. genome contains these proteins:
- a CDS encoding SGNH/GDSL hydrolase family protein — translation MKNYLKHTLWLTLIVISVLMLLHLLPSIAIGGHQLRKVDLFSDIRLLQSEESLQDSLPLPPIVKPQFIDTCQAGLTCIEDFSDSTGRGMSLFYKALDEIGNGDRLVRVAVFGDSFIEADILTADLREMLQKKFGGCGVGYVPITSMTSGYRPTVRHSFRGWHSHSVTDTVYFDRKKQGIAGHYFVADSGAYVELRGQKTYASLLDTCMRASLFFSNKGDVALSVSINRGAEQEIHTTPSEGTLQQIQVKGRIGSVKWRVDRADSTLFYGMALDGTRGVAVDNFSLRGNSGMSLRSVPEKTMREFNKKRPYDLIILQYGLNVATERGRDYDHYRKMMLKAISHIKECFPQAGILLVGVGDRDYKTETGDLRTMPGVKNLIRYQQSIAAESGIAFWNMFQAMGGDESMARLVHSKPSLANYDYTHINFKGGKYLADLLYKTLMYGKAQYERRRAYEEK, via the coding sequence ATGAAGAATTATTTGAAACATACATTATGGCTTACTTTGATAGTAATATCGGTACTTATGCTCTTGCATCTGCTTCCTTCTATCGCTATTGGAGGGCATCAATTGCGCAAAGTCGATCTGTTTAGTGATATTCGCCTTCTTCAATCTGAGGAAAGTCTGCAAGATAGTTTGCCTCTACCTCCGATTGTAAAGCCGCAATTTATTGATACATGCCAAGCGGGGCTTACCTGCATTGAGGATTTTAGTGATTCTACAGGACGTGGCATGTCTCTTTTCTATAAGGCTCTTGACGAAATTGGTAACGGAGATCGCTTGGTAAGAGTTGCTGTTTTTGGTGATTCTTTCATTGAAGCAGATATTCTCACTGCTGATTTGCGGGAGATGCTTCAAAAAAAGTTTGGTGGTTGCGGTGTGGGTTATGTTCCGATTACTTCTATGACAAGCGGATACAGACCCACTGTACGTCATTCGTTTAGAGGATGGCATAGCCATTCGGTAACTGATACGGTGTATTTTGATCGGAAAAAGCAAGGCATTGCGGGTCATTATTTTGTGGCCGATTCCGGGGCATACGTTGAGTTGCGTGGACAGAAAACTTATGCTTCGCTGCTTGATACTTGTATGCGAGCTTCCCTGTTTTTTAGCAATAAGGGTGATGTCGCACTCTCTGTAAGCATTAATAGAGGCGCTGAACAGGAAATACATACCACACCTTCCGAGGGGACCTTGCAACAAATTCAGGTTAAAGGACGGATTGGCTCGGTGAAATGGCGGGTAGACAGAGCTGATTCTACCTTATTTTATGGTATGGCTCTGGACGGTACACGCGGTGTTGCTGTCGATAACTTTTCTTTGCGTGGTAATTCGGGCATGTCGCTACGTTCCGTTCCGGAAAAAACGATGAGGGAATTTAATAAAAAACGTCCATACGATCTTATTATATTGCAATATGGATTGAATGTTGCTACGGAACGGGGGCGTGATTATGATCATTATCGCAAGATGATGCTGAAAGCTATTAGCCATATTAAAGAGTGTTTTCCTCAGGCAGGCATCTTATTGGTTGGTGTGGGCGATCGTGATTATAAAACTGAAACCGGTGATCTCCGTACTATGCCTGGTGTTAAAAATCTGATTCGATATCAGCAAAGCATTGCCGCCGAAAGCGGTATTGCTTTCTGGAATATGTTTCAAGCTATGGGCGGTGACGAAAGTATGGCCAGGCTTGTTCATTCAAAACCTTCTTTGGCCAACTATGATTATACTCATATTAATTTTAAAGGTGGTAAGTATCTGGCCGACTTGCTTTATAAAACCCTTATGTACGGAAAGGCACAATATGAAAGGAGGCGGGCGTATGAGGAAAAATAG
- a CDS encoding TetR/AcrR family transcriptional regulator, with product MINSEKENSPRADLRKRIVRTSMEAFVTRGVKSVTMDDVAMMLGISKRTLYEVFEDKETLLIECLSDHHDQMVVFMKEVLETSSNVLEVILKGYKKTIEGYRGTNIRFLQEIKKYPRVYELVRNHHKRDHDAAVEFFRKGVEQGLFRDDVNFSIVHLLVHEQLDLLMSNEIFTQYSFMEVYESITFTFLRGVSTAKGAAILEDFLIEYKSQNES from the coding sequence ATGATTAATTCAGAGAAAGAAAATTCGCCAAGAGCTGATTTAAGAAAGCGAATTGTTCGAACTTCGATGGAAGCTTTTGTTACTCGTGGAGTGAAGAGCGTGACAATGGATGATGTTGCAATGATGCTTGGCATTTCTAAGCGTACCTTATATGAGGTTTTCGAGGATAAAGAGACGTTACTAATAGAATGTCTCTCCGATCATCATGACCAGATGGTTGTCTTTATGAAAGAGGTCTTGGAGACATCTTCTAACGTCCTCGAAGTTATTTTGAAAGGTTACAAAAAAACAATTGAAGGTTATCGAGGGACAAATATTCGTTTTCTTCAAGAGATAAAAAAATATCCTAGGGTATACGAACTTGTAAGAAATCACCATAAAAGAGACCATGATGCTGCTGTGGAGTTTTTCAGGAAAGGAGTTGAGCAGGGGCTCTTTCGTGATGATGTTAACTTTAGCATCGTACATTTACTCGTTCATGAACAATTAGACTTACTTATGAGTAATGAAATTTTCACGCAATATTCATTCATGGAAGTTTATGAGTCTATTACCTTTACTTTCCTCAGAGGTGTCTCTACTGCAAAAGGGGCGGCTATTTTAGAAGATTTCCTGATAGAATATAAATCTCAAAATGAATCTTGA
- a CDS encoding DUF6563 family protein has product MKKLWIIMLLGFVAMEATAQSQAYVSLKDLFAHKADTISLVRVEKRTKNQMMMTAGGDYKITSTNDALNKRIRTRCYAIESDGTLYLNCRKLRFKKFRFGTCYAGAMWVGSKIYFCAAPIGSAAKSVSPAKNYDMGALGQAIASSSLVSDRVFYEIDSLTLKVDFVSKEKMSSLLKDHPVLLAEYLSENSEAAKVVDKYLKLLQKK; this is encoded by the coding sequence ATGAAAAAATTATGGATCATAATGTTGTTGGGTTTTGTAGCAATGGAGGCTACTGCCCAAAGTCAGGCTTATGTTAGTCTGAAGGACCTATTTGCGCACAAGGCTGACACAATTAGTCTTGTGAGAGTTGAAAAGAGAACCAAGAATCAAATGATGATGACTGCTGGTGGTGATTACAAAATAACCTCTACTAATGATGCTTTGAATAAACGCATTAGGACGCGTTGCTATGCTATAGAATCTGATGGAACATTATATCTGAATTGTAGAAAACTAAGATTTAAGAAATTTCGTTTTGGCACTTGCTATGCTGGTGCAATGTGGGTCGGGTCCAAAATATATTTTTGTGCTGCTCCGATAGGCTCTGCGGCAAAGAGCGTTTCTCCGGCTAAGAATTATGATATGGGAGCTCTTGGACAAGCGATAGCCTCTTCTTCTTTGGTGTCTGATCGGGTTTTCTATGAAATAGATTCGCTAACTCTTAAAGTTGATTTTGTGAGTAAGGAGAAAATGTCATCTTTGCTCAAAGACCATCCGGTTTTACTTGCGGAGTATCTTTCAGAGAATAGCGAAGCGGCTAAAGTTGTAGATAAGTATCTTAAGTTGCTTCAGAAAAAGTAA
- a CDS encoding IS256 family transposase, translated as MLSKEFLSQFKTEEDVSQFLKDLHSQVLEQMLQGEMDAHLGYDKHSTDGYNSGNSRNGSFSKKIQSEHGEHLIEVPRDRKGEFEPIVVPKHQSRGLSIERLVISLYAKGMSVSDIEDELRDIYQISLSTSAISIITNKVTQAAIEWQNRPLERLYMIVWMDGIVFKVRESGKVINKTVYLCVGLNNRGYKEVLGMWIGKTESSSFWMSVLTDLKARGVEDILITVTDNLNGFTETIRAVFPQSTTQICVVHQIRNSCRYVVWKDLKEFTADMKEIYTSVNRDQAAIALEEFERKWGAKYRHAVQSWHRNWNDLTAFFDFPIEIRTIIYTTNLIENLNGKIRKYTKTKLSFPTDDALRKSVWLAISEIEKKWTMPIRNWGVVMNQFLVIFENRIEL; from the coding sequence ATGCTCAGTAAAGAGTTCTTGAGTCAATTCAAGACAGAGGAAGATGTTAGTCAGTTTCTCAAAGATCTTCATTCTCAAGTATTGGAACAAATGCTTCAGGGTGAGATGGATGCCCATTTAGGTTATGACAAGCATAGTACTGATGGTTATAACAGTGGTAACTCTCGCAATGGAAGCTTTAGCAAGAAGATTCAGAGCGAGCATGGTGAGCATCTAATCGAAGTTCCTCGTGATCGCAAAGGAGAGTTTGAACCTATTGTGGTTCCCAAACATCAAAGTCGTGGTTTATCTATAGAACGCCTGGTTATCTCTCTTTATGCAAAGGGAATGAGCGTATCTGATATTGAGGATGAGTTACGAGATATTTATCAAATAAGCCTCTCAACCAGTGCAATATCAATCATTACCAATAAAGTCACTCAGGCTGCAATTGAGTGGCAGAATCGCCCGCTAGAACGATTATATATGATTGTTTGGATGGATGGCATCGTATTCAAGGTTAGAGAATCAGGAAAAGTTATAAACAAGACTGTTTATCTATGTGTGGGGCTTAATAACCGTGGCTACAAAGAAGTTCTTGGTATGTGGATCGGGAAGACTGAAAGCTCTTCTTTTTGGATGTCTGTTCTAACGGATCTCAAAGCACGTGGTGTGGAGGATATACTTATAACGGTAACTGACAACCTAAATGGCTTTACCGAAACCATACGTGCTGTATTTCCCCAATCCACAACTCAAATATGTGTGGTACATCAAATACGTAATTCATGTAGATATGTTGTATGGAAGGATTTAAAAGAGTTTACGGCTGATATGAAAGAGATTTATACCTCCGTCAATCGAGACCAAGCAGCCATCGCATTGGAAGAATTTGAGCGAAAATGGGGTGCTAAATATCGTCATGCCGTACAAAGTTGGCATCGCAACTGGAACGATCTGACTGCTTTCTTTGATTTTCCCATAGAGATACGTACTATCATTTATACAACCAATTTAATCGAAAATCTGAATGGCAAGATACGGAAATATACCAAAACAAAATTATCATTTCCTACTGACGATGCCCTCAGAAAGTCCGTTTGGTTGGCTATTAGTGAGATTGAAAAGAAATGGACGATGCCTATAAGAAATTGGGGTGTGGTTATGAATCAATTTTTAGTTATCTTTGAAAACAGAATCGAACTTTAG
- a CDS encoding Dps family protein, which yields MKTLDYIKLNEKGVENVVVSLQQLLADFQVYYTNLRGFHWNIKGHDFFVLHSKFEELYDDAAEKVDELAERVLMLGGVPVSKFSSYLKVSKVLEVDGVSNGEEALKNILDSYSYFISEERKLLSLASEVGDEVTVALMSDYLKGQEKMVWMLTAYNTK from the coding sequence ATGAAAACTTTAGATTATATCAAGTTGAATGAAAAGGGAGTTGAGAATGTGGTAGTTTCATTGCAGCAGTTGCTGGCAGACTTCCAGGTATATTATACTAATCTGCGTGGCTTCCACTGGAATATTAAAGGGCATGACTTTTTTGTTTTGCACAGTAAATTTGAAGAACTGTATGATGATGCTGCTGAAAAAGTAGATGAACTAGCTGAACGTGTGCTAATGTTGGGTGGTGTTCCGGTAAGTAAATTCAGTAGCTACCTTAAAGTTAGTAAGGTGTTGGAAGTGGATGGAGTAAGTAATGGAGAAGAAGCACTAAAAAATATTCTTGATTCGTACAGCTACTTCATTTCTGAAGAACGCAAACTGCTTTCTTTAGCATCTGAAGTCGGGGATGAGGTGACGGTAGCTCTGATGAGTGATTATTTGAAAGGGCAAGAAAAAATGGTGTGGATGCTTACTGCATACAACACTAAATAG
- a CDS encoding hydrogen peroxide-inducible genes activator: protein MTIQQLEYILAVDQFRHFGKAADFCNITQPTLSAMIQKLEDELGVKLFDRNVQPVCPTAVGEKVLKQAHIVLAQASHVKEIINEEQQLLSGTFRLGVLPTIAPYLLPRFFPQLMEHYPEMDIRVTEMKTQDIRQSLLTEEIDAAIIANLPEENFFCGETLFYEEFYGYVSRKEVLFKHELIRTSDITGERLWLLDEGHCFRDQLVRFCQMEAVKLSQMAYRLGSMETFMRMVENGKGITFIPGLAVHQLSREQKELVRPFAVPRPTRQIVLVTNKNFIRHNLLQVLKNEIQTAVPKEMLSLQAIQHLV, encoded by the coding sequence ATGACCATTCAACAACTGGAGTATATTTTAGCCGTAGATCAGTTTCGCCATTTTGGCAAAGCAGCCGATTTTTGTAACATAACGCAGCCCACACTGAGTGCTATGATTCAAAAGTTAGAAGATGAACTGGGAGTAAAGCTTTTCGATCGCAACGTGCAGCCCGTATGCCCCACAGCCGTGGGAGAAAAGGTTTTGAAACAAGCCCATATCGTACTGGCTCAAGCATCACATGTAAAAGAGATTATCAATGAGGAGCAACAACTACTTTCGGGCACATTTCGGCTGGGGGTACTTCCCACCATTGCTCCCTACCTTTTACCGCGCTTCTTCCCCCAATTAATGGAACATTACCCTGAAATGGACATACGAGTTACCGAAATGAAGACCCAAGACATCAGACAATCTTTGCTTACAGAAGAAATTGATGCTGCTATCATAGCAAATCTACCAGAAGAAAATTTCTTCTGCGGAGAAACGTTGTTTTATGAAGAATTCTATGGGTATGTTTCTCGAAAAGAAGTATTGTTTAAGCACGAACTAATACGCACATCCGACATAACAGGAGAACGATTGTGGCTACTCGATGAGGGGCATTGCTTCCGCGATCAACTGGTGCGCTTCTGCCAAATGGAGGCAGTTAAACTCAGTCAAATGGCTTATCGGTTGGGTAGCATGGAAACATTTATGCGTATGGTAGAGAATGGTAAAGGAATTACTTTTATTCCCGGCTTAGCAGTGCACCAACTTAGCCGTGAACAAAAAGAGCTGGTTCGTCCATTTGCCGTTCCACGTCCCACTAGACAGATCGTACTCGTCACAAATAAAAATTTTATCAGGCACAACCTGCTGCAAGTTCTAAAAAATGAGATACAAACCGCCGTACCTAAAGAAATGCTTAGTTTACAAGCCATTCAGCACCTTGTATAG
- a CDS encoding NigD-like protein — protein sequence MKRLKFAILILCLALVPFLQSCLDDDNDGSSLAIATIKVIEGRNYYFAIDGGEKMLPGDTTNIRNYKVKDGQRAFVYFNLLDDKVQGYDYNARIEYIENILTKGIIPMTAATADSIGDDRITATEIWIAGGYLNIEFQILGTSYPKKLHMVNLVQNQIGNENAEEGYISLEFRHNAYDDSPDRLGVGFVSFKIGSLTLNAEKGLKIRVNTIYGGVKYYKIDFPTSTTNLKVVRQPETSKFI from the coding sequence ATGAAACGACTTAAATTTGCTATCTTGATTCTATGTTTGGCTTTGGTACCATTTCTCCAGTCTTGCTTGGACGATGACAATGATGGATCTTCATTGGCTATTGCTACTATAAAAGTAATAGAGGGCCGAAATTACTATTTTGCTATTGATGGTGGAGAGAAAATGCTCCCCGGAGATACCACTAATATTCGTAACTATAAGGTAAAAGACGGGCAGCGAGCGTTTGTCTATTTCAATCTATTGGACGATAAGGTACAAGGATATGATTATAATGCCAGAATAGAATATATTGAGAATATTCTGACTAAGGGAATCATTCCTATGACAGCAGCTACAGCCGATAGTATTGGTGATGACCGCATTACTGCTACTGAAATTTGGATTGCGGGAGGGTATTTGAATATCGAATTTCAAATATTGGGAACGAGCTATCCTAAAAAGCTGCATATGGTAAATTTAGTTCAGAATCAAATAGGCAATGAGAATGCAGAAGAGGGATATATCAGTCTTGAATTTCGTCACAATGCCTATGATGACAGCCCTGATAGGTTAGGTGTTGGTTTTGTTTCTTTTAAAATAGGGAGCCTCACTTTGAATGCAGAGAAAGGATTGAAGATACGAGTGAACACTATTTATGGTGGAGTGAAATATTATAAAATAGACTTCCCTACATCTACGACGAATTTGAAAGTAGTACGACAACCGGAAACCTCTAAATTTATTTAA
- a CDS encoding sigma-70 family RNA polymerase sigma factor, which translates to MEEFELAEHCRRGENSARKELYERYASRLLGICLRYVGDRDAAQDVMHDGFIKIYSSFDKFSWRGEGSLKAWIDRVMVNTALQFLRRNDVMSLALNIDEIPEISEQPEASEVEAIPKKKLMEFIAELPPGYRTVFNLYMFEEKSHKEIASLMGINEKSSASQLFRAKQVLAKRIKEYMNKNS; encoded by the coding sequence ATGGAAGAATTTGAGCTGGCTGAACATTGCAGGCGAGGAGAAAACTCTGCCCGCAAAGAACTTTATGAACGTTATGCAAGCCGATTGTTAGGTATCTGCCTGCGATACGTAGGCGATAGAGATGCAGCGCAAGACGTAATGCACGATGGATTCATAAAGATATACAGCTCTTTCGATAAATTTTCATGGCGTGGCGAAGGCTCTTTGAAAGCTTGGATAGATAGAGTAATGGTAAACACTGCTTTGCAATTTTTGCGTAGAAACGATGTGATGAGTTTGGCTTTGAATATTGATGAAATACCTGAAATTAGTGAGCAACCGGAAGCTTCTGAGGTTGAAGCCATACCGAAGAAAAAGCTAATGGAGTTTATAGCCGAACTTCCACCAGGCTATCGCACAGTATTCAATCTCTATATGTTTGAAGAAAAATCACATAAAGAGATTGCATCATTAATGGGTATCAACGAAAAGTCGTCAGCATCTCAACTATTTCGCGCAAAACAAGTATTAGCGAAGAGGATTAAAGAATACATGAATAAGAATAGTTAG
- a CDS encoding outer membrane beta-barrel protein: protein MVKQDNELWTKKLRESLKDYSEPYPTDGWRRLEKDLLPPSSERRMSSYHWWIAAAVALLIATSVSVYFLNTPIAEEIQQTSPALTGMPDVLPQVLEPSIPDTKVTPIHIAQLIKTQPKRILAGKSYTEDEEQILAAEKNVEQNEMTDNQNVQHETTKTDLKEEITSSTEKQNRNFRKPSGREKLHLPASTSSSKSKKWSIGASVTNASGLSNTDNFSNISGGRLSLATMNDGMMEVPNNQTIVFKEGVPYLEYGISNIEHHQPITFGLSVRKQLPNHFSVETGITYTLLSSDVTLAGHSKATEQKLHYIGVPLRANWDFMTKDRFILYLTGGGLIEKSVYGKIGSEKLTVKSLQWSLSGAVGAQLNISKRIGIYAEPGVAYFFDDGSDVETIRKETPFNLNIQAGIRFSY from the coding sequence ATGGTGAAACAAGATAACGAATTATGGACAAAGAAGCTGCGGGAGTCTCTTAAGGATTATTCCGAACCTTATCCAACCGATGGCTGGAGACGGTTGGAGAAGGATTTGCTCCCACCCTCCAGTGAACGACGCATGTCCTCCTATCATTGGTGGATAGCTGCTGCAGTAGCCTTACTTATTGCAACATCGGTAAGTGTCTATTTCCTCAACACTCCTATTGCTGAGGAAATCCAACAAACGTCACCAGCTCTGACCGGAATGCCCGATGTGCTTCCCCAGGTCTTAGAGCCAAGTATTCCTGACACCAAAGTGACACCAATTCATATAGCGCAGCTCATAAAAACTCAGCCAAAGAGAATTTTAGCAGGGAAAAGTTACACAGAGGATGAAGAACAAATTCTTGCCGCCGAAAAAAACGTGGAACAGAATGAAATGACAGATAATCAAAACGTGCAACATGAAACAACAAAAACAGATCTAAAAGAAGAAATAACCTCCTCAACTGAAAAACAAAATAGAAATTTCAGGAAACCTTCGGGAAGAGAGAAACTCCATCTACCAGCCAGCACGTCCTCAAGCAAAAGCAAAAAATGGTCTATAGGAGCTTCTGTGACCAATGCTTCTGGCCTGTCGAACACTGATAATTTTAGCAATATATCTGGAGGCAGGCTTAGCCTAGCAACGATGAATGATGGAATGATGGAGGTACCCAATAATCAGACAATAGTATTTAAGGAAGGTGTACCTTATTTGGAATATGGCATAAGCAATATAGAACACCATCAACCGATTACTTTTGGATTGTCAGTTCGTAAACAATTGCCCAATCATTTTTCTGTGGAAACGGGAATTACGTATACGTTACTCTCTTCAGATGTAACATTGGCTGGACATTCTAAGGCTACAGAACAGAAGTTACACTACATTGGTGTTCCTTTACGGGCCAACTGGGATTTCATGACTAAAGATAGATTCATCCTTTATCTTACAGGTGGAGGATTAATAGAAAAATCCGTCTACGGAAAAATTGGATCTGAAAAACTAACCGTGAAGTCATTGCAATGGTCATTATCGGGAGCCGTAGGAGCACAACTTAATATAAGCAAACGCATCGGTATCTATGCAGAACCCGGAGTAGCTTACTTCTTTGACGATGGATCCGACGTGGAAACAATTCGAAAAGAAACTCCTTTTAATCTAAATATACAGGCCGGAATTAGATTTAGCTATTAA
- the pflA gene encoding pyruvate formate-lyase-activating protein produces the protein MIKVHSYESMGTFDGPGLRLVVFLQGCNFRCLYCANPDTIAVGGGIATESEEIVRMALSQKAFFGKKGGITFSGGEPTLQAKMLIPIFRKLKEEGIHTCLDSNGSLWNEDVEELFGLTDLVLLDVKQFNAVRHQALTGHSNEQTLRTASWLENQGKPFWLRYVLLPGYSDFEEDIISLGEALGSYRMIQRVEILPYHTLGVHKYEAMKQKYLLQEVKENTPEQIEHAADLFKRYFPTVYVN, from the coding sequence ATGATAAAAGTTCATTCATATGAATCAATGGGAACATTTGACGGGCCGGGCCTTCGGCTCGTCGTTTTCCTTCAGGGGTGTAATTTCCGTTGCTTGTATTGCGCTAATCCGGACACAATTGCAGTTGGCGGAGGAATAGCTACTGAGTCTGAAGAAATTGTGCGTATGGCTCTCAGTCAAAAAGCATTCTTCGGGAAAAAGGGAGGGATTACTTTTTCCGGTGGAGAACCTACGTTGCAAGCTAAAATGCTCATCCCAATTTTTCGTAAACTTAAAGAAGAGGGTATTCACACTTGTCTGGATAGTAATGGCAGTCTTTGGAATGAAGATGTAGAGGAGTTGTTTGGACTGACGGATTTGGTGTTGCTCGATGTAAAGCAGTTTAACGCTGTCCGGCATCAAGCCCTGACAGGGCACAGTAATGAACAAACGTTACGAACTGCTTCTTGGTTGGAAAATCAAGGCAAGCCTTTTTGGTTGCGTTATGTTTTGCTGCCGGGCTACAGTGATTTCGAAGAAGACATTATTAGTTTAGGCGAAGCTTTAGGAAGCTACCGGATGATTCAACGGGTAGAAATATTGCCTTATCATACGCTGGGTGTGCATAAGTATGAAGCTATGAAGCAAAAATATCTGCTGCAAGAGGTAAAAGAGAATACGCCTGAACAAATCGAACATGCCGCTGATTTATTCAAACGTTACTTTCCAACTGTATATGTTAATTAA
- the pflB gene encoding formate C-acetyltransferase has translation MELIKLFKEGAWNKEINVKDFVSNNITPYDGDASFLQGPTERTMKVWNVCLNAIEEERANNGLRSLDNKTVSTITSHKAGYINKESELIVGLQTDELLKRAIKPFGGINVVARACHENGVEVDGNVKDIFTHYRKTHNDGVFDVYTDEIRSFRSLGFLTGLPDNYARGRVIGDYRRLALYGTNRLIQAKQEDLHNLTGPMTEQRIRLREEVAEQIKALKDMKVMGEYYGLDLSRPAHSAQEAVQWVYMAYLAAVKEQDGAAMSLGNVSSFLDIYLEYELSKGIIDESFAQELIDQFVIKLRMVRHLRMQSYNDIFAGDPTWVTEAIGGQFNDGRHKVTKTSFRFLQTLYNLGASPEPNMTVLWSPALPEGFKTFCAKVSIDTSSIQYENDDLMRSVRHSDDYGIACCVSFQDIGRQIQFFGARANLAKALLLAINGGRCENTGTQMIKGIPVLTNDTLNYDEVMANYKVVLAEIARVYNDAMNIIHYMHDKYYYEKAQMALIDTNPRINLAYGAAGLSIAADSLSAIKFAKVTAHRNDIGLTTSFDIDGEFPCYGNDDDRVDELAVGLTHLFSEELSKLPIYKNARPTLSILTITSNVMYGSKTGATPDGRLKGVPFAPGANPMHGRDSKGAIASLTSVAKISYEDAQDGVSNTFSIVPKSLGVTEEDRVDNLVGMMDGYFSKGAHHLNVNVLNREMLEDAMEHPENYPQLTIRVSGYAVHFVSLSREHQLEVISRSFHNKM, from the coding sequence ATGGAATTAATAAAACTCTTTAAAGAAGGAGCTTGGAACAAAGAAATTAACGTCAAAGATTTCGTTAGTAACAACATCACGCCGTATGATGGAGATGCTTCCTTTCTACAAGGGCCTACCGAAAGAACAATGAAAGTATGGAACGTTTGCCTCAACGCCATTGAAGAAGAAAGAGCTAATAACGGTCTTCGTTCGCTTGATAATAAGACAGTATCTACGATCACTTCTCATAAAGCCGGGTACATCAATAAAGAAAGTGAATTAATTGTTGGTTTACAAACTGACGAATTGTTGAAGCGTGCTATCAAACCATTTGGCGGCATTAATGTGGTAGCTCGTGCATGCCATGAGAATGGTGTCGAGGTAGATGGCAATGTGAAAGATATTTTTACTCATTATCGCAAAACACACAATGATGGTGTGTTTGATGTATATACGGATGAAATTCGTTCATTTCGTTCACTTGGCTTCCTTACCGGATTGCCTGATAATTATGCTCGTGGACGTGTGATTGGCGATTATCGTCGATTGGCTCTTTATGGTACCAACCGTTTGATTCAGGCCAAACAAGAGGACTTGCATAATCTAACAGGTCCTATGACGGAACAACGCATTCGGTTACGCGAAGAAGTGGCCGAACAAATTAAGGCGCTGAAAGATATGAAGGTGATGGGCGAATATTACGGGTTGGATCTCAGTCGCCCAGCTCATTCGGCACAAGAGGCTGTGCAGTGGGTATATATGGCTTATTTGGCTGCTGTAAAAGAACAAGATGGTGCTGCGATGTCTTTGGGCAATGTTTCTTCATTTCTAGATATTTATCTGGAGTATGAATTGAGTAAAGGTATTATCGATGAGTCATTCGCTCAAGAACTTATTGATCAGTTTGTAATCAAACTACGTATGGTACGTCATTTGCGAATGCAGTCTTACAACGACATATTTGCAGGTGATCCAACTTGGGTAACTGAAGCTATTGGCGGACAATTTAATGACGGTCGTCATAAGGTAACGAAGACTTCATTCAGATTTTTGCAAACATTATACAACTTAGGAGCGTCTCCCGAGCCAAACATGACTGTACTTTGGTCACCTGCTTTGCCCGAAGGCTTCAAGACTTTCTGTGCAAAAGTGTCTATTGATACTTCATCTATTCAGTATGAAAACGATGACTTAATGCGTTCTGTGCGTCATTCCGATGACTATGGAATTGCTTGTTGTGTTTCTTTCCAAGATATAGGTCGTCAGATTCAGTTTTTCGGTGCGCGTGCTAATTTGGCTAAGGCATTGTTATTAGCTATTAACGGTGGGCGTTGCGAAAATACGGGGACACAAATGATAAAAGGTATTCCGGTGTTGACGAATGATACATTGAATTATGATGAAGTGATGGCCAACTATAAAGTGGTGCTTGCAGAAATAGCTCGCGTGTATAATGATGCAATGAACATCATTCACTATATGCATGATAAATACTATTATGAAAAGGCACAAATGGCTTTGATAGATACAAATCCGCGTATCAATCTAGCTTATGGTGCAGCAGGGCTTTCTATTGCAGCCGATTCACTCTCTGCTATTAAATTTGCAAAAGTGACAGCTCATCGTAACGATATAGGGTTGACTACGTCATTCGACATTGATGGTGAGTTCCCTTGTTATGGCAATGATGACGATCGTGTAGATGAATTAGCAGTCGGTTTGACGCATTTATTTAGTGAAGAACTTAGCAAGCTGCCGATTTATAAGAATGCTCGTCCTACATTGTCTATATTGACTATAACGTCAAATGTAATGTATGGCTCAAAAACGGGTGCGACACCCGATGGCCGCTTAAAGGGGGTACCATTTGCTCCGGGTGCCAATCCTATGCACGGACGCGATTCTAAAGGTGCAATAGCTTCACTGACCTCTGTTGCTAAAATAAGCTACGAAGATGCACAAGATGGGGTAAGCAATACGTTCTCCATCGTCCCGAAATCGCTTGGCGTTACGGAGGAAGATCGGGTGGATAACCTCGTGGGAATGATGGACGGATACTTTAGTAAGGGTGCGCACCATTTGAATGTGAACGTGCTGAACCGTGAAATGTTGGAAGATGCAATGGAACATCCGGAGAATTATCCGCAACTAACTATTCGTGTTTCAGGTTATGCGGTGCATTTTGTAAGTTTGAGCCGTGAGCATCAGTTGGAAGTTATTTCTCGTAGCTTTCATAACAAAATGTAA